The following coding sequences lie in one Pseudoalteromonas sp. Scap06 genomic window:
- the ilvA gene encoding threonine ammonia-lyase, biosynthetic, which yields MVSQELDYFRAIIQANMEPLAKVTEVSEMAELSTRLGNHVWLKREDQQPVYSFKLRGAFNKLNKLPKGSVVITASAGNHAQGVALSASHLGHKATIVMPVTTPEIKVNAVRALGGEVVLHGHQFDAAKAYALELTEQRNGVFVPPFDDPDVIVGQGTVARELMQQLNDLDVVFIPVGGGGLLAGMAVYIKSLRPDIKVIGVEANESACLKAALVAGEPVELDRVGSFADGVAVKIIGSETFRLAQKFCDEVVTVSDDEICAAMQDIFVSTRAIAEPSGALATAGLKKWSQQSGLKGLNLAAILSGANLNFDRLRYVAERTALGEKNEALLAVTIDEKRGSFKQFCTSLGGRAITEFNYRYAGPGEAQIFVGIALRQGLAELEELKQSLTDNKYTFCDLSDNELAKLHVRYMVGGKAPEQLHERLLRFEFPEYPGALARFLDTLGSNWNITLFHYRNHGGSMGNVLAGFAIEPSQYEMFNEHLNRLGYSVQDETDNPCFTQFLTTQPQAEKLEKIALA from the coding sequence ATGGTTTCTCAAGAACTCGATTATTTTCGCGCGATTATCCAAGCCAATATGGAGCCTTTAGCCAAGGTGACTGAGGTAAGTGAAATGGCCGAATTGAGTACACGATTAGGTAATCATGTTTGGTTAAAACGTGAAGACCAGCAACCCGTGTACTCGTTTAAATTACGCGGTGCTTTTAATAAATTAAATAAGCTGCCTAAAGGCTCGGTTGTGATCACCGCATCCGCAGGTAACCATGCCCAGGGTGTGGCACTAAGTGCCTCACACTTAGGGCACAAAGCCACCATTGTGATGCCCGTGACCACACCTGAAATAAAGGTTAATGCGGTAAGGGCATTGGGTGGTGAAGTCGTATTGCATGGCCATCAATTTGATGCCGCAAAAGCGTATGCGCTGGAATTAACTGAGCAGCGAAACGGCGTATTTGTACCGCCATTTGATGACCCTGATGTGATTGTTGGTCAAGGTACGGTTGCCCGTGAATTAATGCAACAGCTCAACGATTTAGATGTGGTATTTATTCCTGTTGGCGGCGGCGGCTTGCTGGCAGGTATGGCGGTATATATTAAGTCGCTGCGCCCCGATATCAAAGTGATAGGGGTTGAGGCGAATGAAAGCGCCTGCTTAAAAGCTGCTTTAGTAGCAGGCGAGCCGGTAGAACTCGATCGCGTTGGCAGTTTTGCCGATGGTGTTGCCGTTAAAATAATTGGTAGCGAAACATTCAGACTGGCACAAAAGTTTTGTGATGAAGTAGTTACCGTATCAGACGATGAAATATGTGCAGCCATGCAAGATATTTTTGTATCAACCCGTGCTATAGCTGAGCCTTCAGGAGCGCTTGCAACTGCAGGGCTTAAAAAATGGTCTCAGCAGTCGGGTTTAAAGGGGTTAAATTTAGCCGCTATTTTGTCTGGTGCTAATTTAAACTTTGATCGCTTACGTTATGTGGCTGAGCGCACTGCGCTGGGTGAGAAAAACGAAGCTTTATTAGCCGTGACCATTGATGAAAAGCGCGGTAGTTTTAAGCAGTTTTGTACATCTTTAGGTGGGCGTGCCATTACTGAGTTTAACTATCGTTATGCGGGGCCTGGCGAGGCGCAAATTTTTGTTGGTATTGCGCTACGTCAAGGGTTAGCAGAACTTGAAGAGCTTAAACAAAGTCTAACAGATAACAAATATACCTTTTGCGATTTGTCAGATAACGAATTAGCAAAGCTGCATGTACGCTATATGGTTGGCGGTAAAGCGCCAGAGCAGTTACATGAACGCTTACTAAGGTTTGAGTTTCCAGAGTATCCAGGCGCATTGGCGCGCTTTTTAGATACGCTGGGTAGTAACTGGAATATCACTTTATTTCACTACCGCAATCATGGCGGGTCAATGGGGAATGTATTAGCAGGCTTTGCTATTGAACCAAGCCAATATGAGATGTTTAATGAGCACTTAAATCGGCTAGGTTACAGTGTCCAAGACGAAACCGATAATCCCTGTTTTACTCAGTTTTTAACTACCCAACCTCAAGCAGAAAAGCTTGAAAAAATCGCTCTAGCCTAA
- a CDS encoding methyltransferase — protein MTLTEQFSALNSLLMNTRLYWQCTAFDFDALPWPELHAPLSALSDQAVAELDSDQEQLYQFFSSYIPAVEQLSRLVSLPAITNTRKEYPFWISNGIKGRKFTQLQDFVGALPTSNQPVLEWCAGKGHLGRMLAFNGAQSVHSVELQSHLCEQGKKSAQQQGLAIQFSQADVLKDSIQDFFSPHTHAVALHACGALHQTFMHQASAAKVPQISFSPCCYHLFTDNNYQAMSEHAQQSRLNLTHRDLKLALQETVTAPSRVGKVRKTEVEWRLGFDALRKSLTGELGYVSVPSVNKAIFSDSFAAFCNWAADKKALKLPKDIDYNKFLLIGQARKKVTERVELVRHVFRRAIEVWLVLDRALYLQQQGYDVSVNTFCEKQLTPRNILILASLKTPST, from the coding sequence ATGACCTTAACTGAGCAATTTTCTGCCCTCAACTCTTTGCTAATGAATACTCGCTTGTATTGGCAGTGTACTGCATTTGATTTTGACGCTTTACCTTGGCCTGAATTACATGCTCCTTTGAGCGCTTTATCCGATCAGGCGGTTGCTGAATTAGACTCTGATCAAGAGCAGCTCTATCAGTTTTTTTCATCCTATATTCCCGCTGTTGAGCAACTTAGCCGATTAGTTTCATTACCTGCCATTACCAACACTCGGAAGGAGTACCCATTTTGGATCAGTAATGGTATTAAAGGTCGAAAGTTTACTCAGCTACAAGATTTTGTTGGCGCATTGCCCACTAGTAATCAGCCTGTATTAGAGTGGTGTGCAGGTAAAGGCCATTTAGGGCGAATGTTAGCTTTTAATGGTGCGCAGAGTGTACACAGCGTTGAGCTACAATCTCATTTGTGTGAACAAGGGAAAAAAAGTGCACAGCAGCAGGGACTTGCAATACAATTTAGCCAAGCCGATGTACTTAAGGATAGCATTCAGGATTTTTTTAGCCCACACACTCATGCCGTCGCTTTGCATGCCTGCGGTGCGTTACACCAAACTTTTATGCATCAAGCCAGTGCAGCAAAAGTACCACAAATTAGCTTTTCACCTTGTTGTTATCATTTATTTACTGATAATAATTACCAAGCGATGAGCGAGCATGCTCAGCAAAGTCGATTAAACTTAACTCACAGAGATTTAAAGCTCGCCCTGCAAGAAACTGTTACAGCTCCTTCGCGAGTAGGCAAAGTGCGAAAAACAGAAGTGGAGTGGCGACTCGGATTTGATGCCTTAAGAAAGTCACTTACTGGTGAGTTAGGGTATGTCAGCGTCCCTTCAGTGAATAAAGCGATATTTTCAGATTCGTTTGCAGCATTTTGTAACTGGGCGGCAGACAAAAAAGCCTTAAAACTGCCAAAAGATATTGATTACAATAAGTTTTTATTGATTGGGCAGGCGCGAAAAAAAGTAACAGAGCGAGTTGAACTGGTTCGACATGTGTTTAGAAGAGCAATAGAAGTTTGGCTTGTGCTCGATCGTGCTTTATATTTGCAGCAGCAAGGCTATGACGTCAGTGTTAATACATTTTGTGAGAAGCAATTAACACCCCGTAATATTTTAATTTTAGCCAGTTTAAAAACGCCCTCAACCTAA
- a CDS encoding short chain dehydrogenase, whose protein sequence is MAKTALIIGSTGLVGSQLLQQLLASSCYSKVVSLSRRQLDFSHPKLISHVIDFENLTHHVELFKGDVFFSCLGTTLKQAGSVAAQRKVDFEYQFICAQMAANNAVPHYCLVSSSGANAHSMSRYLKIKGELEQQVKQLGFARLSILQPSLLVGERSELRIAEKLGEVVLPLLTRFGILKRYRPITGEQVANKLLRVSIEQQQATGYYVLDELFE, encoded by the coding sequence ATGGCCAAAACGGCGCTAATAATCGGCAGTACCGGCTTAGTTGGCAGCCAGTTATTACAACAGCTGTTAGCATCTTCTTGCTATTCAAAGGTAGTGAGTTTATCGCGCCGCCAATTAGATTTTTCTCATCCTAAATTAATTAGCCATGTTATTGATTTTGAAAATTTGACGCATCATGTTGAATTGTTCAAAGGTGACGTATTCTTTTCTTGCTTAGGGACCACATTAAAGCAAGCGGGCAGTGTGGCTGCACAACGTAAAGTTGATTTTGAATACCAATTTATTTGTGCGCAAATGGCGGCCAATAACGCTGTTCCGCATTATTGTTTGGTATCGTCAAGTGGCGCAAATGCGCATAGTATGAGCCGTTATTTAAAAATAAAAGGAGAGCTTGAGCAGCAGGTGAAGCAGCTTGGCTTTGCACGCTTGAGTATATTGCAACCGTCTTTATTAGTCGGCGAGCGTTCAGAGCTTAGAATTGCAGAAAAGCTAGGTGAGGTGGTACTTCCACTGCTAACGCGTTTTGGTATCCTCAAACGGTATAGACCCATTACCGGTGAGCAAGTAGCTAATAAATTGCTGAGGGTAAGCATAGAGCAGCAACAAGCAACGGGTTATTATGTGCTGGACGAGCTATTTGAATAA
- the ilvD gene encoding dihydroxy-acid dehydratase, translated as MAKLRSATTTEGRKRAGARALWRATGMTDTDFGKPIIAVVNSFTQFVPGHVHLNQLSELMAETITQAGGVPKEFNTIAIDDGIAMGHGGMLYSLPSRDLIADSVEYMVNGHCADAMICISNCDKITPGMMLAALRLNIPVIFVSGGPMEAGKTKLANIDIKLDLVDAMVKGADESVSDADSEQVERSACPTCGSCSGMFTANSMNCLLEAIGLALPGNGTTLATHKDRKQLYVEAGARIVDLCREYYQKDNQDVLPRAIANKTAFMNSMVVDIAMGGSSNTVLHLLAAAQEAGVDFDMSHIDELSRKTPFLCKVAPATAQYHIEDVHRAGGMMAIVHELGKAGLVDLSVNHVAGMTMGELVKKWDATDPNNEAAQKFYRAGPAGIRTTKAMSQDCRWDEGDNDRENGCIRSVEHAFRQDGGLAVLSGNLAIDGCIVKSAGVVDEMLHFEGTAVVYESQDDSVEGILNGEVKAGDVVVIRYEGPKGGPGMQEMLYPTSYLKSKGLAEQCALITDGRFSGGTSGLSIGHVSPEAASGGAIAYVENGDKIIIDIATREITLALSDEELEARKQKQLARGKQAYKPLNRDRYVSSALKAYALLATSADKGAVRDLAKLEELS; from the coding sequence ATGGCTAAATTAAGAAGTGCAACCACCACTGAAGGGCGTAAACGCGCAGGCGCAAGAGCATTATGGCGTGCAACAGGCATGACTGATACCGACTTTGGTAAGCCAATTATTGCTGTTGTGAACTCATTTACGCAATTTGTACCGGGGCACGTACATCTTAATCAGCTTAGTGAACTGATGGCTGAAACCATTACTCAGGCCGGTGGTGTACCAAAAGAATTTAATACCATTGCTATCGATGACGGTATTGCCATGGGTCACGGCGGTATGCTTTATTCACTGCCATCGCGCGATTTAATTGCCGACTCAGTAGAGTATATGGTGAACGGCCATTGTGCCGATGCGATGATTTGTATTTCTAACTGCGACAAAATCACCCCTGGAATGATGTTAGCGGCGCTGCGTTTAAATATACCCGTTATTTTTGTATCAGGCGGCCCAATGGAAGCAGGTAAAACCAAATTAGCGAATATCGATATTAAGCTCGATTTGGTTGATGCTATGGTTAAAGGCGCTGATGAATCGGTAAGTGATGCCGACTCTGAGCAAGTTGAGCGTTCTGCATGTCCTACTTGTGGGTCGTGTTCAGGGATGTTTACCGCCAACTCTATGAACTGTTTACTAGAAGCAATTGGCCTTGCGCTGCCTGGTAATGGGACCACGCTTGCGACCCATAAAGACCGTAAACAACTGTATGTTGAAGCGGGTGCACGTATCGTTGATTTATGCCGTGAGTACTATCAAAAAGATAACCAAGACGTACTGCCTCGTGCTATCGCTAATAAAACCGCATTTATGAACTCTATGGTGGTTGATATTGCTATGGGCGGTTCATCAAATACGGTATTGCATTTACTCGCGGCGGCACAAGAAGCCGGCGTTGATTTTGATATGTCACACATTGATGAACTTTCACGTAAAACCCCGTTTTTATGTAAAGTTGCTCCAGCTACAGCGCAATACCACATTGAAGACGTACACCGTGCTGGTGGCATGATGGCGATAGTTCACGAGCTTGGAAAGGCTGGGTTAGTTGATTTATCGGTTAACCATGTTGCTGGTATGACAATGGGTGAACTGGTTAAAAAGTGGGATGCAACCGATCCGAATAACGAAGCTGCGCAAAAGTTTTATCGTGCTGGCCCTGCAGGTATTCGTACCACCAAAGCAATGAGCCAAGATTGTCGTTGGGATGAGGGTGATAACGACCGTGAAAACGGTTGTATTCGTAGTGTAGAACATGCATTTCGCCAAGATGGTGGCCTTGCCGTGCTTTCAGGTAATTTAGCAATAGATGGCTGTATCGTTAAAAGTGCGGGTGTTGTTGATGAAATGCTGCATTTTGAAGGTACTGCTGTGGTATACGAATCACAAGATGACTCTGTAGAAGGGATTTTAAATGGCGAAGTAAAAGCCGGCGACGTGGTGGTTATTCGCTATGAAGGGCCTAAAGGCGGCCCTGGTATGCAAGAAATGCTATACCCAACTAGCTATTTAAAATCAAAAGGCTTGGCAGAGCAATGTGCATTAATTACTGATGGGCGTTTTTCAGGTGGCACGTCAGGTCTATCGATTGGCCACGTATCGCCGGAAGCTGCCAGCGGTGGCGCAATTGCTTATGTTGAAAACGGCGATAAAATTATCATCGATATTGCCACCCGAGAAATTACGCTGGCGTTAAGCGATGAAGAGCTTGAAGCTCGCAAGCAAAAACAACTGGCTCGTGGTAAACAAGCGTATAAACCGCTTAATCGTGATCGTTATGTATCATCTGCGCTTAAAGCGTATGCGCTACTTGCAACCAGCGCAGATAAAGGTGCAGTTCGCGATTTAGCCAAACTGGAGGAGCTTAGCTAG
- the ilvM gene encoding acetolactate synthase 2 small subunit: MKHSLTIALKSQSVAIERFLRVVRHRGFDLTHLQLNMDDGQYNMAITVDSDKPIYLLTSQLNKLVDVKHVTLQSLQQQAV, from the coding sequence ATGAAACACAGTTTAACTATTGCCTTAAAAAGTCAAAGTGTCGCAATCGAGCGCTTTTTACGTGTGGTGCGTCATCGTGGTTTTGACTTGACTCACTTACAGCTCAATATGGACGATGGTCAATATAATATGGCAATAACGGTTGATAGTGATAAACCAATTTACTTGCTTACTAGCCAGTTAAATAAATTGGTTGATGTGAAACATGTGACGCTACAAAGCTTACAGCAACAGGCTGTATAA
- the can gene encoding carbonate dehydratase produces MRNLNNLLENNKRWASRTSEANPEFFKILSMQQNPEYLWIGCSDSRVPANQIVDLLPGELFVHRNVANVVVHTDHNCLSVMQYAVEVLKVKHIMVVGHYGCGGVQAVLNEDRFGFIDNWLRHVGDVKEKHLEQLNALPEKQRLDRLIELNVIEQVRNVSRTSIVQDAWLRGQELTVHGWVYGLENGHLHDLESVVSCAEEECESYKKAVHHVLNKSADSHL; encoded by the coding sequence ATGAGAAATTTAAATAACTTACTAGAAAATAATAAACGCTGGGCATCTAGAACGAGCGAAGCGAACCCTGAATTTTTCAAAATTTTATCGATGCAACAAAACCCAGAATACTTATGGATAGGTTGCTCTGATTCACGGGTGCCAGCTAATCAAATTGTTGATTTATTACCGGGTGAGTTATTTGTGCACCGTAATGTTGCCAACGTGGTTGTACATACCGATCATAATTGTTTATCGGTTATGCAGTACGCGGTCGAAGTATTAAAAGTAAAACATATTATGGTTGTTGGCCACTACGGTTGTGGTGGTGTGCAAGCGGTACTAAACGAGGACCGCTTTGGCTTTATTGATAACTGGCTCCGCCACGTTGGTGATGTAAAAGAAAAACACCTAGAGCAACTTAATGCTCTGCCAGAAAAACAACGTCTTGATCGTTTAATAGAGCTTAATGTGATTGAGCAAGTGCGTAACGTATCTCGCACTAGCATTGTTCAAGATGCATGGTTAAGAGGCCAGGAACTCACGGTGCATGGTTGGGTATATGGCTTAGAAAATGGTCATTTGCATGACTTAGAATCGGTAGTTAGTTGTGCTGAAGAAGAGTGTGAAAGCTATAAAAAAGCAGTACACCATGTACTAAATAAATCTGCGGACAGTCACCTTTAA
- a CDS encoding ABC transporter substrate-binding protein: MAQESVTLQLKWTHQFQFAGYYMAKQKGFYNEAGLDVNIVPADPKRPNSFGAVERGEAQFGVAHSGILERRIAGEPFVAMAAILQFSPYCWMVKETSDIFHARDFINKRVSEVSKESNSELLTMLKRSGTDTEKLAVYKGDELQQAWMENKLDAIEVYVTDLPYHMDQQGVAHRLICPQRYGMDVYADILFTSDSMVKYHPDTVEKFYQASLKGWRYAVMNMDEAIAITQQFYAPDRSFHQLAYEAEVLKDYIAPPSTTVGNMSMAKWRLIADLYEIDQTKFDEVKADFIYKYKKQETLQLSWMLIAAIIISIISIPLYLRLILKSAKQKRV, from the coding sequence ATGGCGCAGGAATCAGTCACGTTACAATTAAAGTGGACGCACCAATTTCAATTTGCTGGCTATTACATGGCCAAACAAAAAGGCTTTTATAATGAGGCCGGTTTAGACGTCAATATAGTTCCTGCCGATCCAAAACGGCCAAATAGTTTTGGTGCGGTAGAGCGAGGAGAGGCGCAATTTGGTGTAGCACATTCAGGTATATTAGAACGCCGTATTGCCGGTGAACCCTTTGTAGCCATGGCTGCCATATTACAGTTTTCTCCTTACTGTTGGATGGTAAAAGAAACTTCAGATATTTTTCATGCTCGTGATTTTATTAACAAGCGTGTAAGTGAAGTCAGCAAAGAGAGTAATTCTGAGTTACTAACTATGCTTAAGCGCAGTGGTACTGATACCGAAAAACTGGCTGTTTACAAAGGCGATGAATTGCAACAAGCATGGATGGAAAATAAATTAGATGCCATAGAAGTGTATGTTACCGACCTACCTTATCATATGGATCAGCAAGGGGTTGCTCATAGACTTATATGTCCACAACGTTATGGGATGGATGTATACGCGGATATTTTATTTACCAGCGATAGTATGGTTAAGTATCACCCCGATACGGTAGAAAAGTTTTATCAAGCAAGTTTAAAAGGGTGGCGCTACGCGGTAATGAATATGGATGAAGCCATTGCCATAACCCAACAGTTTTATGCGCCTGATCGCAGTTTTCATCAACTGGCATATGAGGCTGAGGTACTTAAAGACTATATTGCTCCACCGAGTACTACTGTGGGTAATATGTCGATGGCTAAATGGCGTTTAATTGCTGACTTATATGAGATTGATCAAACAAAGTTTGATGAAGTAAAAGCTGATTTTATTTATAAATATAAAAAGCAAGAAACACTGCAGCTTTCTTGGATGCTAATTGCGGCTATTATAATAAGCATTATTTCTATCCCTCTGTATTTACGTTTAATACTTAAATCGGCTAAACAAAAGCGGGTATAA
- the rep gene encoding DNA helicase Rep has translation MKLNPKQDEAVKYISGPCLVLAGAGSGKTRVITNKIAYLVQKCEYQARNIAAVTFTNKAAKEMRERVLQTLGKQESKGLWVSTFHTLGLEIIKKELKTLGFKPGFSLFDDQDTNQLLGDLTEDELKKDKDLLNLLKMQIGSWKNELILPEQAIREAREPQKALFAQLYARYQNQLRAYNALDFDDLIMIPTLLLSSNATSRERWQQRFRYLLVDEYQDTNTSQYQLVKLLVGERARFTVVGDDDQSIYSWRGARPQNLVLLSKDYPGLRLIKLEQNYRSAGRILKAANILIANNPHEFEKKLFSELGYGEQIKVIGCRDEEHESERVVAEIISHKFMKRTSYKDYAILYRGNHQARGFEKSLMSNRIPYKISGGMSFFSRSEIKDIMAYLRLLVNQDDDNAFLRIVNTPRREIGTVTLEKLGTLANEKHQSLFATCFDNDLGYRLKGRGLNALAGFARWVVELSDNAVRSDTLEAVKDLVRNINYEAYLYESSPSAKAAEMRMKNVSELYRWITDMLTGDADNPPMTLAEVVSKLTLRDMLERNEEEDEADAVQLLTLHASKGLEYPYVFMVGMEEGLLPHQVSIDEDNVDEERRLAYVGITRAQQELTLTYAKIRRQFGETSQTELSRFVQELPQDDLAFENKKAPNTQAERMEKGQARVANLRAMLKKPQ, from the coding sequence ATGAAACTCAATCCTAAACAAGATGAAGCGGTAAAGTACATTAGTGGTCCTTGCTTAGTATTAGCCGGCGCAGGCTCGGGTAAAACGCGAGTTATCACCAACAAAATTGCTTACTTAGTACAAAAATGTGAGTATCAAGCGCGTAATATTGCGGCGGTTACCTTTACCAATAAAGCGGCTAAAGAAATGCGCGAGCGGGTTTTGCAAACCTTGGGAAAACAAGAGTCTAAAGGTTTATGGGTGTCTACCTTTCATACGCTTGGGCTTGAAATCATTAAAAAAGAGTTAAAAACACTGGGTTTTAAACCCGGTTTTTCGTTGTTTGACGACCAAGATACGAATCAATTACTCGGTGATTTAACCGAAGACGAGCTTAAAAAAGACAAAGACTTACTAAATCTACTTAAAATGCAAATTGGTAGTTGGAAGAATGAGCTTATTTTACCAGAACAAGCTATTCGCGAAGCCAGAGAGCCGCAAAAGGCATTGTTTGCTCAGTTGTATGCGCGTTATCAAAATCAATTAAGAGCGTATAACGCGCTGGATTTTGATGATTTAATTATGATCCCCACGCTGCTTTTAAGTAGTAATGCCACATCACGTGAGCGATGGCAGCAGCGTTTTCGTTATTTACTGGTGGATGAATATCAAGATACCAATACCAGCCAATATCAATTAGTGAAATTGCTGGTAGGCGAACGAGCACGCTTTACTGTGGTGGGAGATGACGATCAGTCAATTTACTCTTGGCGTGGTGCTCGTCCACAAAACTTGGTGTTATTAAGTAAAGATTACCCTGGGCTTCGATTAATAAAACTAGAACAGAACTATCGTAGTGCTGGGCGCATTCTTAAAGCGGCCAATATCTTAATTGCAAATAACCCCCATGAGTTTGAAAAAAAGCTCTTTAGTGAGTTGGGCTATGGTGAGCAAATTAAAGTCATTGGCTGTCGTGATGAAGAACATGAATCAGAACGTGTGGTCGCAGAGATTATTTCTCATAAATTTATGAAACGCACCAGCTATAAAGATTACGCTATTTTGTACCGGGGTAACCATCAAGCGCGGGGCTTTGAAAAGTCGTTAATGAGTAACCGAATCCCGTATAAAATTAGTGGTGGAATGTCGTTTTTTTCACGTTCTGAAATTAAAGATATCATGGCTTACTTACGTCTTTTAGTGAATCAAGATGATGACAATGCTTTTTTAAGAATTGTGAATACCCCACGTCGTGAAATTGGTACAGTCACGCTTGAAAAGCTTGGCACCTTAGCTAATGAAAAACACCAAAGCTTATTTGCGACCTGCTTTGATAACGACTTAGGATACAGACTAAAAGGACGTGGTTTAAATGCACTAGCTGGGTTTGCCCGGTGGGTGGTTGAGCTTTCAGATAACGCAGTGCGCAGTGATACACTGGAGGCGGTGAAGGATTTAGTGCGTAATATTAATTACGAAGCTTACTTGTATGAATCATCGCCTAGTGCCAAAGCCGCTGAAATGCGGATGAAAAATGTGTCCGAGCTGTATCGCTGGATAACAGACATGTTAACAGGCGATGCCGATAATCCGCCAATGACACTGGCTGAAGTAGTTAGTAAATTGACCCTTCGGGACATGCTAGAGCGAAACGAAGAAGAAGATGAAGCTGATGCCGTGCAATTATTAACTTTGCATGCCTCAAAAGGACTCGAGTACCCCTATGTATTTATGGTCGGTATGGAAGAAGGATTGTTGCCACATCAAGTAAGCATTGATGAAGATAATGTGGATGAAGAGCGCCGTCTTGCCTATGTAGGTATTACCCGCGCGCAACAAGAGCTGACTTTAACCTATGCTAAAATCCGCCGTCAGTTTGGTGAAACATCACAAACAGAGCTCAGTCGATTTGTGCAAGAGTTACCGCAAGATGACTTAGCCTTTGAAAACAAAAAAGCGCCTAACACCCAAGCTGAACGTATGGAAAAAGGCCAAGCTCGGGTTGCAAATTTAAGAGCAATGCTGAAAAAGCCACAATAA
- a CDS encoding accessory factor UbiK family protein, producing MINPAKLEEIAKQITNNMPQGVKNLADTLEGKTKQVLQNKLAEMDFVSREEFDIQSQVLIRTREKLTELEAKVAILEQQLSAKTDAE from the coding sequence ATGATTAACCCAGCAAAACTTGAAGAAATTGCGAAACAGATCACTAATAACATGCCACAAGGTGTAAAAAACCTGGCTGACACACTTGAAGGTAAAACTAAGCAAGTGTTACAAAATAAGCTTGCCGAAATGGACTTTGTAAGCCGTGAAGAGTTTGATATTCAAAGCCAAGTGCTGATCCGCACACGTGAAAAGCTAACTGAATTAGAAGCAAAAGTGGCAATACTTGAACAGCAATTATCGGCAAAAACAGACGCTGAATAA